In the genome of Streptomyces sp. NBC_00237, one region contains:
- a CDS encoding serine hydrolase domain-containing protein, giving the protein MITVEGTSTDRFEPVRAALEAHLESGEELGASIAVDVDGVMEVDLWGGYADEARTVPWEQDTVVNLWSTTKTLSSLAVLLLVDRGALDLHRPVAHYWPEFAARGKQDIEVRHVLAHTSGLSGWQQPFTMDDLYDGPTASARLAAQAPWWEPGSASGYHVQTQGQLVGELVRRVTGRTLTEFVDTEIAGPARADVQIGAREADWPRIAESVAPSPLSGMPAGLDPEGIFTRTLLGSPARDEHVDTSRWRRAELGAVNGHGNARGLARALSAVSRSGRVNGHQLLSADTVDKIFDVQADGVDLFLGVPVRWGMGFALADARTMPHLPTGRVCFWVGRGGSIVVMDLDRRVTFSYAMNRLGDGILGSERTLGYLRQVYDVLGSTD; this is encoded by the coding sequence ATGATCACCGTCGAAGGAACGAGCACCGACCGGTTCGAACCGGTCCGAGCGGCACTTGAAGCGCACCTGGAATCGGGGGAGGAGCTGGGGGCGTCGATCGCCGTCGACGTCGACGGCGTGATGGAAGTCGACCTGTGGGGTGGGTACGCCGACGAGGCGCGGACCGTTCCGTGGGAACAGGACACGGTGGTGAACCTGTGGTCGACGACCAAGACCCTCAGCAGTCTGGCGGTCCTGCTCCTCGTCGACCGGGGGGCGCTGGATCTGCACCGCCCGGTCGCGCACTACTGGCCCGAGTTCGCCGCCCGGGGCAAGCAGGACATCGAGGTGCGGCACGTCCTGGCACACACCTCGGGGCTCTCCGGCTGGCAGCAGCCCTTCACCATGGACGATCTGTACGACGGGCCGACCGCGAGCGCCCGGCTGGCCGCGCAGGCGCCCTGGTGGGAGCCGGGCAGTGCCTCGGGCTACCACGTACAGACCCAGGGGCAGTTGGTGGGCGAGCTCGTACGACGGGTCACCGGCCGTACCCTGACCGAGTTCGTCGACACCGAGATCGCCGGGCCGGCCCGCGCCGACGTCCAGATAGGTGCGCGGGAGGCTGACTGGCCGCGCATCGCCGAGTCGGTGGCCCCCTCCCCGCTCTCCGGCATGCCGGCCGGTCTCGATCCCGAGGGGATCTTCACCAGGACGTTGCTCGGCAGCCCCGCCCGGGACGAGCACGTCGACACGTCGCGGTGGCGCCGGGCCGAACTCGGCGCCGTCAACGGCCACGGAAACGCACGAGGTCTGGCCCGTGCCCTCTCCGCCGTCTCACGAAGCGGCCGGGTCAACGGCCATCAGCTTCTCTCCGCCGACACCGTGGACAAGATCTTCGACGTACAGGCCGACGGAGTCGACCTGTTCCTGGGCGTTCCCGTGCGCTGGGGCATGGGCTTCGCGCTCGCCGACGCGCGGACGATGCCGCACCTGCCCACCGGCAGGGTCTGCTTCTGGGTCGGCCGGGGCGGTTCGATCGTCGTGATGGACCTCGACCGGCGCGTCACGTTCTCGTACGCGATGAACCGGCTGGGCGACGGAATCCTCGGCTCGGAGCGCACCCTCGGCTACCTGAGGCAGGTCTACGACGTCCTGGGCTCCACGGACTGA
- a CDS encoding cysteine hydrolase family protein gives MKPLRTLVALGATALLAVTVTACGGETQAATSTDRQDKKASPTAAPTAGENVAKNTTTLRQLMKLDETPATLSNAALVLVDYQNVYTGGPMELTGWKEAVNSTKALLERARKAKTPVIHIVEKGYDLTSKAGQIIPALKPAKGEAVVEKAVPNGFHDTNLNEQLKKTGRKNVIIAGFMTHMCTLFTTEGAVYNGYNPTVVGDASATRPLPVKGNPNGIPAKQVHEAALATIQDRFGVVVPQQSDIK, from the coding sequence ATGAAGCCGCTGCGTACGCTCGTCGCCCTGGGCGCCACCGCTCTGCTCGCCGTCACCGTGACCGCGTGCGGTGGGGAGACCCAGGCCGCCACCAGCACCGACCGGCAGGACAAGAAGGCGTCGCCGACCGCCGCGCCGACCGCCGGGGAGAACGTCGCGAAGAACACCACGACGCTGCGTCAGCTCATGAAGCTCGACGAAACCCCGGCGACGCTGTCCAACGCCGCGCTGGTCCTCGTCGACTACCAGAACGTCTACACCGGCGGCCCGATGGAACTCACCGGCTGGAAAGAGGCGGTGAACAGCACCAAGGCCCTGCTGGAACGGGCCCGCAAGGCCAAGACGCCGGTGATCCACATCGTCGAGAAGGGCTACGACCTCACGTCGAAGGCCGGACAGATCATTCCGGCGCTCAAGCCCGCCAAGGGCGAGGCCGTCGTCGAGAAGGCCGTCCCCAACGGCTTCCACGACACGAACCTCAACGAGCAGCTCAAGAAGACCGGCCGCAAGAACGTCATCATCGCCGGTTTTATGACGCACATGTGCACCCTGTTCACCACCGAGGGCGCCGTCTACAACGGCTACAACCCGACCGTGGTGGGCGACGCCTCCGCGACCCGGCCGCTGCCGGTCAAGGGCAACCCCAACGGCATCCCCGCGAAGCAGGTCCACGAGGCCGCGCTCGCCACGATCCAGGACCGCTTCGGCGTGGTCGTCCCGCAGCAGAGCGACATCAAGTAA
- a CDS encoding alpha/beta fold hydrolase has protein sequence MRITRPTRRSALLAAAAALGLSVAAATLPGAAGAAGAASHQPVRPTIVLEHGAFADAASWDGVVTRLQRAGYPVVAAANPLRGPATDAAYLRSVVGHIEGPVVLVGHSYGGTVISQAAAGLEDKVKALVYIAAFLPDAGESSLGLTNKFPGSTLGQAVEPVNYALPDGSQGADVYIKPEKFRAQFAADVPKDKAGLMAAGQRPIAAAALEEKSTKAAWKTIPSWSLVTTEDLNIPVEAQRYMSARARSRTTVVDASHAVSVSRPEAVARIVQQAARTVR, from the coding sequence ATGCGTATCACCCGTCCGACCCGCCGATCCGCCCTGCTCGCTGCCGCAGCGGCCCTGGGTCTTTCCGTGGCCGCCGCCACCCTGCCCGGTGCGGCCGGTGCCGCCGGTGCGGCGTCCCACCAGCCGGTACGCCCGACGATCGTGCTGGAACACGGGGCGTTCGCCGACGCCGCGAGCTGGGACGGCGTCGTCACCCGGCTACAGCGTGCGGGCTACCCCGTGGTGGCCGCCGCCAACCCGCTGCGCGGCCCGGCGACCGACGCCGCGTACCTCCGCAGTGTCGTCGGCCACATCGAAGGTCCGGTCGTCCTGGTCGGTCACTCCTACGGCGGCACCGTCATCAGTCAGGCCGCCGCGGGTCTGGAGGACAAGGTGAAGGCGCTGGTCTACATCGCCGCGTTCCTGCCCGACGCGGGCGAGAGCTCGCTCGGGCTGACGAACAAGTTCCCCGGCAGCACCCTCGGCCAGGCCGTCGAGCCGGTCAACTACGCGCTGCCCGACGGCAGTCAGGGCGCGGACGTGTACATCAAGCCGGAGAAGTTCCGCGCCCAGTTCGCCGCGGACGTGCCGAAGGACAAGGCCGGGCTCATGGCGGCGGGGCAGCGTCCGATCGCCGCGGCGGCGCTGGAGGAGAAGTCGACGAAGGCCGCCTGGAAGACGATTCCCTCCTGGTCGCTGGTCACCACCGAGGACCTCAACATCCCCGTGGAGGCCCAGCGTTACATGTCGGCCCGCGCCCGCTCCCGCACCACGGTCGTCGACGCGTCGCACGCGGTGTCCGTATCCCGGCCGGAGGCCGTCGCCCGCATCGTCCAGCAAGCGGCCCGCACGGTCCGCTGA
- a CDS encoding isocitrate lyase/phosphoenolpyruvate mutase family protein, with the protein MDFHTAVERAQRLKKLHAEYKPLVLPTVWDVWSARTAAAAGFPALTIGSHPLADSRGAGDHEGQTFEEVLAAVRPIIAAVDVPVSVDLEAGYGQEPADLIAGLTEVGGVGLNVEDTVHSEGGRVRTTQEHANYIAGLRAAADKAGIPVWINGRTDLFLHAKDAPGVLDEAIERLRALEQAGADSVYPVGIQDNDELLTAVTSAVTVPVNSTAHPVKHDLERFRRLGVGRITFGPLLQFAMTDAMNEAIGPWAPR; encoded by the coding sequence ATGGACTTTCACACCGCCGTTGAGCGCGCTCAGCGCCTCAAGAAGCTGCATGCCGAGTACAAGCCCCTGGTACTGCCGACCGTCTGGGACGTCTGGTCCGCGCGGACCGCAGCCGCCGCCGGATTCCCCGCGCTGACCATCGGCAGCCATCCGCTCGCCGACTCCCGAGGAGCCGGCGACCACGAGGGCCAGACCTTCGAGGAAGTGCTCGCCGCCGTCAGGCCGATCATCGCGGCGGTCGACGTCCCCGTTTCCGTCGACCTGGAGGCGGGTTACGGGCAGGAGCCCGCAGACCTCATCGCCGGGCTGACCGAGGTCGGCGGGGTCGGCCTCAACGTCGAGGACACCGTCCACTCCGAGGGCGGACGCGTGCGGACCACGCAGGAGCACGCGAACTACATCGCCGGCCTCCGCGCGGCGGCCGACAAGGCCGGAATCCCGGTCTGGATCAACGGACGCACCGACCTCTTCCTGCACGCGAAGGACGCCCCCGGCGTCCTCGACGAAGCGATCGAGCGGCTGCGGGCCCTGGAACAGGCAGGTGCCGACAGCGTCTACCCGGTGGGCATTCAGGACAACGACGAGCTGCTCACGGCGGTGACCAGTGCCGTCACCGTTCCCGTGAACTCGACGGCCCACCCCGTCAAGCACGACCTTGAGCGCTTCCGCCGCCTCGGCGTCGGCCGGATCACCTTCGGTCCGCTGCTCCAGTTCGCCATGACGGACGCGATGAACGAAGCGATCGGGCCCTGGGCTCCCCGATAA
- a CDS encoding permease: MEPPTGLIQAPPGISPGRGTPASVRVAGAVSVVTVCAIAWAAGGDELLTGPGFRAWQTITVAILVQALPFLLLGTLISGAVNAFVPAHVFGKALPRNPVLAVPVASAAGIVLPGCECASVPVARSLIQRGVTPSAAFAFLLAAPAINPVVLVSTAVAFPGSPDMVVARLVASLATSVLMGWLWLRFGRTQWLRMPARHTGHQHGDSRLEEFRVGFQHDFLHAGGFLVLGAMAAATFNVAVPKSVLETFSSSPWLSVLFLAALAVVLAVCSEADAFLAASLTGFSPTARLAFMVVGPMVDLKLIALQAGTFGRAFAWRFSATTAVAAVACTALTGWWLL, translated from the coding sequence ATGGAACCGCCCACCGGTCTGATCCAGGCCCCGCCGGGCATCTCACCGGGCCGGGGCACTCCGGCTTCGGTCCGGGTCGCGGGTGCCGTGTCGGTGGTGACCGTGTGTGCGATCGCCTGGGCCGCGGGGGGCGACGAACTGCTGACCGGTCCCGGATTCCGCGCCTGGCAGACGATCACCGTGGCGATCCTCGTACAGGCCCTGCCGTTCCTGCTGCTGGGCACTCTCATATCCGGCGCGGTCAACGCCTTCGTCCCGGCCCACGTGTTCGGAAAGGCGCTGCCGCGCAATCCTGTTCTCGCGGTTCCGGTGGCGAGCGCCGCGGGAATCGTGCTGCCGGGCTGCGAGTGCGCCTCGGTACCGGTCGCCAGGAGTCTGATCCAGCGCGGAGTCACCCCGTCCGCCGCGTTCGCCTTCCTCCTGGCGGCCCCCGCGATCAACCCCGTCGTCCTCGTGTCCACGGCCGTCGCCTTCCCCGGCAGCCCTGACATGGTCGTCGCCCGCCTGGTCGCCTCGCTGGCGACGTCGGTGCTGATGGGCTGGCTCTGGCTGCGGTTCGGACGTACGCAATGGCTGCGGATGCCCGCACGCCACACCGGCCATCAACACGGCGACAGCCGCCTGGAGGAGTTCCGGGTCGGCTTCCAGCACGACTTCCTGCACGCGGGCGGCTTCCTCGTGCTGGGCGCGATGGCCGCGGCCACCTTCAACGTCGCCGTGCCGAAGTCGGTGCTGGAGACCTTCTCGTCCTCACCCTGGCTCTCGGTGCTCTTCCTCGCCGCCCTGGCCGTCGTGCTGGCCGTCTGTTCGGAGGCGGACGCCTTCCTCGCCGCCTCGCTGACCGGGTTCTCGCCGACCGCCCGGCTGGCGTTCATGGTCGTCGGCCCGATGGTCGACCTGAAGCTGATCGCCCTCCAGGCGGGGACCTTCGGCCGGGCGTTCGCCTGGCGCTTCTCGGCGACGACCGCCGTCGCGGCCGTCGCGTGCACCGCGCTGACCGGATGGTGGCTGCTGTGA
- a CDS encoding alpha/beta fold hydrolase, which translates to MAFITVGQENSTSIELYYEDHGTGQPVVLIHGYPLDGHSWEKQSAALLAAGHRVITYDRRGFGRSSQPTTGYDYDTFAADLNTVLETLDLNDVVLVGFSMGTGEVGRYLGTYGSARIAKAAFLASLEPFLLKTADNPGGVDGAVFQDIEEAVTADRYAYFTAFYENFYNLDENLGTRISEEAVRNSWNVAAGASAYASLACVATWSTDFRADLLKIDVPALILHGTADRILPIEATGDLFHQALPQADYVVIDGAPHGLLWTHAQEVTQALLAFLAK; encoded by the coding sequence ATGGCGTTCATCACCGTTGGCCAGGAGAACTCGACCAGCATCGAGCTGTACTACGAGGACCACGGCACCGGCCAGCCCGTCGTGCTGATCCACGGCTACCCGCTCGACGGCCACTCCTGGGAGAAGCAGTCCGCCGCCCTGCTGGCCGCCGGACACCGCGTGATCACGTACGACCGGCGCGGTTTCGGCCGCTCCAGCCAGCCCACCACCGGCTACGACTACGACACCTTCGCCGCCGACCTGAACACGGTCCTGGAGACCCTCGACCTCAACGACGTCGTCCTGGTCGGTTTCTCCATGGGCACCGGCGAGGTCGGCCGCTACCTGGGCACCTACGGTTCCGCCCGGATCGCCAAGGCCGCCTTCCTGGCCTCCCTCGAACCCTTCCTCCTCAAGACCGCCGACAACCCGGGCGGCGTCGACGGTGCCGTCTTCCAGGACATCGAAGAGGCCGTCACCGCCGACCGCTACGCCTACTTCACCGCGTTCTACGAGAACTTCTACAACCTCGACGAGAACCTCGGCACCCGCATCAGCGAGGAGGCCGTCCGCAACAGCTGGAACGTCGCCGCCGGAGCCTCCGCCTACGCCTCCCTGGCCTGCGTGGCGACCTGGTCCACCGACTTCCGCGCCGACCTGCTCAAGATCGACGTCCCGGCACTGATCCTGCACGGCACCGCCGACCGCATCCTGCCCATCGAGGCCACCGGAGACCTCTTCCACCAGGCACTTCCGCAGGCCGATTACGTCGTCATCGACGGCGCCCCGCACGGCCTGCTGTGGACCCACGCCCAGGAAGTCACCCAGGCCCTCCTCGCCTTCCTGGCGAAGTGA
- a CDS encoding TIGR03943 family protein yields the protein MRRHAQPLLLLTLGVAVLRVSLFSDVCLRYVKESAQPFLIATGLLLAALGLAGLARDVVPRARERTQGAPGKGTEKSAATSESIRQDAHGPASHEYAHHHSHDAEAEAEVHGHDHSRGPRVAWLLLPPALLLLLFAPPALGSYTASRDQPQLVQDYEHFDPLPAAGSPVPLSLTELVARLQQDESGSLKGRTLVLQGFVTPARESAGTKAGTWELTRLLVSCCAADSQALRVTVHGAQAPPADAWVRVTARWRPGGTFGTTSAALALDAVSVTRVPEPANPYLDKAPVL from the coding sequence GTGAGACGTCACGCCCAGCCCCTCCTCCTGCTGACCCTCGGCGTGGCGGTCCTGCGGGTGTCACTGTTCAGCGACGTGTGTCTGCGGTACGTGAAGGAGAGCGCCCAGCCGTTCCTGATCGCGACCGGACTCCTGCTCGCGGCCCTGGGCCTCGCGGGGCTCGCGCGCGACGTCGTACCGCGCGCACGGGAGCGGACGCAGGGGGCCCCCGGCAAAGGCACCGAGAAGTCCGCCGCGACCTCCGAGTCGATACGGCAGGATGCCCACGGCCCGGCCTCGCACGAGTACGCGCATCACCACAGCCACGACGCCGAAGCCGAAGCGGAGGTGCACGGCCACGACCACTCCCGGGGCCCGCGCGTGGCCTGGCTGCTGCTGCCGCCCGCGCTGCTCCTGCTGCTCTTCGCCCCGCCCGCGCTGGGTTCGTACACCGCGTCTCGCGATCAGCCGCAACTCGTCCAGGACTACGAGCACTTCGACCCGCTGCCCGCCGCGGGAAGCCCCGTACCCCTCTCCCTCACCGAGCTCGTCGCCCGTCTCCAGCAGGACGAGAGCGGCAGCCTCAAGGGCCGCACCCTGGTCCTCCAGGGCTTCGTCACTCCCGCCCGGGAGTCCGCCGGGACCAAGGCCGGGACCTGGGAACTGACCCGGCTCCTGGTCTCCTGCTGCGCCGCCGACTCGCAGGCCCTCCGCGTCACCGTGCACGGGGCGCAGGCGCCGCCCGCCGACGCCTGGGTACGGGTCACCGCCCGCTGGCGGCCGGGCGGCACGTTCGGCACCACCTCCGCTGCGCTCGCGCTCGACGCCGTGTCCGTCACCCGTGTCCCGGAACCCGCCAACCCGTATCTGGACAAGGCTCCCGTGCTCTGA
- a CDS encoding isochorismatase family protein: MSRTTLRELNGFDQTPATLAESTLILIDFQNTYTQGVMELDGWEESLEAAAQLLARARAAGTKIVHVINDGGEGTPYDIRVEIGQIHPKVAPVDGEPVVVKQVPNAFVGTELASHLTEGQDVVVAGWMTHMCVAFTAQGAFLNGNRPTVAADATATRSLPVAGTAVPAEQVHQGALATIADLYGVVVASQKEIN, translated from the coding sequence ATGTCCAGGACCACGCTGCGCGAGCTGAACGGCTTCGACCAGACGCCCGCGACGCTGGCCGAGTCGACGCTCATCCTGATCGACTTCCAGAACACCTACACCCAGGGCGTGATGGAACTCGACGGATGGGAGGAGTCCCTCGAAGCCGCCGCGCAGCTCCTGGCCCGAGCCCGCGCGGCAGGCACGAAGATCGTGCACGTCATCAACGACGGCGGGGAGGGGACCCCGTACGACATCCGGGTGGAGATCGGCCAGATCCACCCGAAGGTCGCCCCGGTGGACGGCGAGCCGGTCGTCGTCAAGCAGGTCCCGAACGCGTTCGTCGGGACAGAGCTGGCGAGTCACCTCACGGAAGGCCAGGACGTCGTCGTCGCGGGGTGGATGACCCACATGTGCGTCGCGTTCACGGCGCAGGGCGCGTTCCTGAACGGCAACCGCCCCACGGTCGCCGCCGACGCCACCGCCACCCGCTCGCTGCCCGTCGCGGGCACCGCCGTCCCGGCCGAGCAGGTGCACCAGGGCGCCCTCGCCACCATCGCCGACCTGTACGGGGTCGTCGTCGCCTCCCAGAAGGAGATCAACTGA
- a CDS encoding GlxA family transcriptional regulator, producing MADTARRLIVIVIFEDVDLLDVTGPPEVFALARRETADAAGYHVVLAAETMDPVTTGAGVRVLPDLTFDEVAARGIDTLIVPGAVEVDDDGRVHPLVDPALVDRVKALAARTRRITSVCVGAHLLAAAGLLDGKRATTHWSTAQQLAADHPEVKVDADPIFIREGNVWTGAGISACLDLSLALIADDLGEAVALRVARQLVMYLKRSSGQSQFSVPLEQVSTTRRIEDLRHHILRHISEPLTVVDLAAYAHVSDRHLTRLFKTELGTTPHAYIESMRVEKARHELESSDATLDRISSLCGFGTTDTLVRAFRRRLNTTPTEYRRRFRVPQVP from the coding sequence ATGGCGGACACCGCGAGACGGCTCATCGTGATCGTGATCTTCGAGGACGTGGACCTGCTCGACGTCACCGGGCCGCCGGAGGTATTCGCACTGGCCCGCCGGGAGACCGCGGACGCGGCCGGCTACCACGTGGTCCTCGCGGCCGAGACCATGGACCCGGTCACCACCGGCGCCGGTGTCCGCGTCCTGCCGGACCTCACCTTCGACGAGGTCGCGGCACGCGGCATCGACACGCTCATCGTCCCGGGTGCGGTCGAGGTCGACGACGACGGGCGGGTCCACCCCCTCGTCGACCCCGCACTGGTCGATCGGGTGAAGGCGCTCGCCGCGCGGACGCGCCGGATCACCTCGGTGTGCGTCGGGGCGCATCTGCTCGCCGCCGCCGGGCTGCTCGACGGCAAACGGGCCACCACGCACTGGTCGACCGCGCAGCAACTGGCCGCCGACCATCCGGAGGTGAAGGTCGACGCCGACCCGATCTTCATCCGCGAGGGCAACGTGTGGACCGGCGCCGGGATCAGCGCCTGCCTCGACCTCTCCCTCGCCCTGATCGCCGACGACCTCGGGGAGGCCGTCGCGCTGCGCGTGGCCCGCCAGCTCGTGATGTACCTCAAACGCTCCAGCGGCCAGAGCCAGTTCAGCGTCCCGTTGGAGCAGGTCTCCACGACCCGGCGCATCGAGGACCTGCGCCACCACATCCTGCGCCACATCTCCGAGCCGCTCACCGTCGTGGACCTCGCCGCGTACGCCCACGTCAGCGACCGGCACCTGACCCGCCTGTTCAAGACCGAACTGGGCACGACCCCGCACGCGTACATCGAGTCGATGCGCGTCGAGAAGGCCCGCCACGAACTGGAGTCCTCCGACGCCACGCTCGACCGCATCTCGTCCCTGTGCGGCTTCGGGACCACCGACACCCTGGTGCGGGCCTTCCGCCGTCGCCTGAACACGACGCCGACGGAGTACCGGCGCCGGTTCCGGGTTCCGCAAGTCCCCTGA